One Prodigiosinella aquatilis DNA window includes the following coding sequences:
- a CDS encoding GyrI-like domain-containing protein: MQVDIVDFKTTRVAALEHCGPMEKLNDTIDRFIRWRRESGLSPQGSNRTFGIAYDNPETTEPALYRFDICGEVTADVPVNAQGVIAKTIPGGRCARVRHYGAHQRLGESISPLYLDWLPQSGEKLRDFPLYFHYVNLFPETRETELVTDIYLPLK, encoded by the coding sequence ATGCAGGTTGACATCGTTGATTTCAAAACCACACGGGTTGCGGCACTTGAGCACTGTGGTCCGATGGAAAAGCTTAACGATACCATCGATCGGTTTATCCGTTGGCGGCGGGAAAGCGGCCTGTCGCCGCAAGGCAGCAACCGGACGTTTGGTATTGCCTACGATAATCCCGAAACCACAGAGCCGGCACTGTATCGCTTTGACATCTGTGGTGAAGTGACCGCCGACGTCCCAGTCAATGCTCAGGGCGTCATCGCCAAAACAATCCCCGGTGGCCGTTGTGCCAGAGTCAGACACTATGGCGCACATCAGCGTCTGGGGGAAAGCATTTCCCCCTTGTACCTGGACTGGTTACCACAGAGCGGTGAGAAACTGAGGGATTTTCCGCTCTACTTTCATTATGTCAATCTGTTTCCGGAAACGCGGGAAACAGAACTGGTTACTGATATCTATCTGCCATTGAAGTAA
- a CDS encoding LysR substrate-binding domain-containing protein encodes MNKRMPPLNALHAFVVTARHLNFTRAAEELFVTQGAVSRQIAVLEAWLGFSLFQRQARGLRLTQQGSLLLPEIRDAFDRLFTATDNAYRKNGIIRMKAPTCAMRWLVPRLMNIEQERPDIHVSLTTTTEHDVNFKIEDFDVAIVFAPDVAPQQHDGKLFDEVLSPVLAPHLLPDGPGTLTQASLCRLTFLHPTYDQRDWRLWLKTHLIDEQVMRRNQQFDTMDLAISAAIQGFGIAIADITLVAEDIQQQRLIMPFDDTVKTGAAYYLVHRPGMQAEWLNDFINCFTDGIAVP; translated from the coding sequence ATGAACAAGCGAATGCCTCCTCTTAATGCACTGCATGCCTTTGTGGTCACGGCGCGACATCTTAATTTTACCCGTGCGGCGGAAGAGTTGTTTGTCACGCAAGGCGCGGTCAGCCGTCAAATTGCGGTACTGGAAGCCTGGCTGGGGTTTTCTTTGTTCCAGCGTCAGGCCAGAGGACTGCGGCTCACACAGCAAGGCAGTTTACTGTTGCCGGAAATCAGGGACGCGTTTGACCGGCTGTTTACGGCCACCGATAACGCCTATCGTAAGAACGGGATTATCCGCATGAAGGCGCCGACCTGTGCGATGCGCTGGCTGGTACCACGGCTGATGAATATAGAGCAGGAGCGACCAGATATTCATGTGTCATTGACCACTACCACGGAACATGATGTCAATTTCAAAATCGAAGACTTCGATGTGGCCATCGTTTTCGCGCCCGATGTTGCACCGCAGCAGCATGACGGCAAATTATTTGATGAAGTATTGTCGCCGGTGCTGGCGCCACATCTGTTGCCTGACGGGCCGGGTACGCTGACGCAGGCGTCGCTGTGCCGACTGACGTTTTTGCATCCGACTTATGACCAACGGGACTGGCGGTTATGGTTGAAAACGCACCTCATCGACGAGCAGGTGATGCGTCGTAACCAGCAGTTTGACACCATGGATTTGGCTATCAGCGCGGCAATTCAAGGGTTTGGTATTGCTATTGCGGATATCACGCTGGTGGCGGAGGATATTCAGCAACAACGGTTGATAATGCCGTTTGACGACACGGTGAAGACCGGCGCCGCCTATTATCTGGTACACCGACCAGGCATGCAGGCCGAATGGTTGAACGACTTTATCAATTGCTTTACTGACGGGATTGCTGTGCCCTGA
- a CDS encoding methionine aminotransferase — translation MPIQTPVQFSSKLPDVGTTIFTVIGQLSNQHHAINLSQGAPNFPCSPKLIHAVTHAMEQGHNQYAPMSGLVSLKDIVAEKVKRLYGQTYDAGSEITITASASEGLYASISALVHPGDEVIYFEPSFDSYAPIVRLQGATPVALKLSVPSFSINWDEVQAAITPRTRMIIINTPHNPSGQVLNAEDLMQLANVTRNTNIVVLSDEVYEHIVFDNQLHHSMATHNELATRSVIVSSFGKSFHVTGWRVGFCLAPADLMNEILKVHQFLMFSADTPMQYALADYMADPATYLSLSAFYQQKRDLMVAQLNGGPFTLLPSAGSFFMLASYAHFSDESDNDMVKRLIIDHGVATIPLSAFYADGTDNKLIRLSFSKDEMTICAGAKALCQVE, via the coding sequence ATGCCGATTCAAACCCCGGTACAATTCAGTTCTAAATTACCGGATGTAGGTACTACCATCTTCACCGTTATTGGTCAGTTATCCAATCAACACCATGCCATCAACCTGTCACAGGGTGCGCCCAATTTTCCGTGTTCTCCAAAGCTGATTCACGCGGTCACCCATGCAATGGAGCAAGGCCATAACCAATATGCGCCAATGTCCGGGCTGGTGTCGTTGAAAGACATCGTGGCTGAAAAAGTGAAACGGCTTTATGGGCAAACTTATGACGCTGGCAGCGAAATCACGATTACCGCCAGTGCCAGCGAAGGACTGTATGCCAGTATATCGGCACTGGTGCATCCGGGGGATGAGGTGATCTACTTCGAACCGTCGTTTGACAGTTATGCCCCCATTGTCCGGTTGCAAGGGGCCACGCCGGTAGCGTTGAAATTGTCCGTGCCGTCATTTTCCATTAACTGGGATGAAGTGCAGGCCGCCATTACTCCACGTACCCGGATGATTATCATCAATACGCCGCACAATCCCAGCGGGCAGGTATTGAATGCCGAAGACCTGATGCAGCTAGCCAACGTAACCCGCAACACCAATATCGTGGTACTTTCCGATGAAGTGTATGAACACATCGTGTTTGATAATCAGTTGCATCACAGCATGGCAACACATAATGAACTGGCGACTCGCAGCGTGATTGTGTCGTCATTCGGTAAATCCTTCCACGTGACCGGCTGGCGAGTGGGTTTCTGTCTGGCACCTGCCGATCTGATGAATGAAATCCTGAAGGTACACCAGTTCCTGATGTTCTCCGCCGACACGCCGATGCAGTACGCGCTGGCGGATTACATGGCTGATCCGGCCACTTATCTGTCACTATCCGCGTTCTATCAACAGAAACGAGATCTAATGGTCGCTCAGCTAAACGGTGGACCGTTTACATTACTGCCTTCGGCCGGTTCCTTCTTTATGCTCGCCAGTTATGCTCATTTCAGTGATGAAAGTGACAATGATATGGTGAAGCGGCTGATTATTGATCATGGTGTTGCCACCATTCCACTGTCGGCGTTCTATGCCGATGGAACGGATAATAAATTGATTCGTTTGTCATTTTCCAAAGATGAAATGACTATCTGCGCCGGAGCAAAGGCTTTGTGCCAGGTGGAATAA
- a CDS encoding ABC transporter substrate-binding protein, whose translation MKKLSMLLLSLGFLSSTVALAQTELRFGLEAEYPPFESKNAQGQLVGFDIDLGNAICKAGNFKCTWVEGSFDALIPGLESKKFDAINSAMNITDKRKEAINFTNPIYRIPTQLVGKSNSGLTPTVAGLRGKSIGVLQGSVQEVFAKTHWEPQGVTVISYKDQNLVYNDLTVGRLDGTLVMAAAGQSGFLDKPEGKGFAFIGQPVEDSKILGSGIGFGLRKGDTTLATELNNAIRKVQTDGTVNTLAKKYFPGFDVRVK comes from the coding sequence ATGAAAAAACTAAGCATGTTGCTGTTATCGCTGGGCTTCCTGTCCTCCACTGTGGCATTAGCACAAACTGAGCTACGCTTCGGTCTGGAAGCAGAGTACCCGCCATTTGAAAGTAAAAATGCTCAGGGCCAGTTGGTAGGGTTCGATATCGACCTGGGGAACGCTATCTGTAAAGCCGGGAATTTTAAATGCACCTGGGTGGAAGGATCATTTGATGCTTTGATCCCAGGGTTAGAGTCCAAGAAATTTGATGCCATCAACTCGGCGATGAACATCACTGATAAACGCAAAGAAGCCATTAATTTCACCAACCCGATTTACCGTATCCCAACTCAACTTGTCGGCAAGTCGAACTCGGGTCTGACCCCAACGGTGGCAGGGCTAAGAGGTAAAAGCATCGGCGTCTTGCAGGGCTCGGTTCAGGAAGTGTTTGCCAAAACTCACTGGGAACCGCAAGGCGTCACCGTTATCTCCTATAAAGATCAGAATCTGGTGTATAACGACCTGACGGTTGGTCGTCTGGATGGTACGCTGGTTATGGCCGCAGCCGGACAATCTGGTTTTCTGGACAAACCCGAAGGCAAAGGTTTTGCGTTTATTGGCCAGCCCGTGGAAGACAGCAAAATTCTGGGCAGTGGCATCGGCTTCGGGTTACGCAAAGGTGATACCACGTTAGCCACCGAACTCAACAATGCCATCAGAAAAGTTCAGACCGATGGTACCGTTAATACACTAGCAAAGAAATACTTCCCCGGCTTTGATGTGCGGGTAAAATAA
- a CDS encoding efflux transporter outer membrane subunit — MRYEFWLLSSALMLSGCVSLDPHYQRPALPVVANWPKGQSYPAASPAALNASDIPWRSVIVDTNLQRVIEMALTSNRDLRKALADIEAARAQYGIQRAEQYPSLTAGVDGTRSRSLTSGSNSTTELKSSYNADLSVSSFELDLFGKNRSLTGEKLEAYLSETETAKSTWLTLIADTASAYIALATDRSNLALAQETVISARKSMEVTSSRQRNGVASGVDVAEAETTYQQARSDVASYMTSVAQDKNALVLLVGQPVPETLLPQNLASLATAIKPVAAGISSDVLFQRPDVLAAEHTLKSANASIGAARAAFFPSISLTASNGLSSGELSSLFSGGAHVWSFAPSISLPIFDGGSNLASLRYAEAEKKGYIASYEKTIQSAFKDVANALARKGTIDEQLAAQRAYVASAQRSYQLANDRYREGVDTYLNALDSQRTLYTARKSLISTEQTRLDNLVTLYNALGGGVKAEYGVKTE, encoded by the coding sequence ATGCGATATGAATTCTGGTTACTGAGCAGTGCCCTGATGCTGTCTGGATGCGTTTCTCTGGATCCGCACTATCAGCGTCCGGCGTTACCGGTGGTAGCTAACTGGCCAAAGGGGCAGTCCTATCCGGCGGCATCACCGGCGGCTCTTAACGCCAGTGATATTCCCTGGCGGAGTGTCATTGTGGATACCAACCTGCAGCGGGTCATTGAAATGGCGTTGACCAGCAACCGTGATTTACGCAAAGCGCTGGCGGATATTGAGGCGGCCCGGGCGCAATATGGCATCCAAAGAGCGGAACAGTACCCTTCGCTTACCGCAGGCGTTGATGGTACACGCAGTCGCTCATTGACCTCCGGCTCAAACTCCACCACCGAGTTGAAGAGTAGTTATAATGCGGATTTGTCCGTCAGTTCGTTTGAATTGGACTTGTTTGGTAAAAACCGGAGTCTGACTGGCGAAAAGCTGGAAGCGTATCTTTCTGAGACAGAAACGGCCAAAAGTACCTGGCTGACGCTGATTGCCGATACTGCGTCTGCCTATATCGCGTTGGCCACTGATCGCAGCAATCTGGCATTGGCGCAGGAGACGGTAATCAGTGCCCGGAAGTCGATGGAGGTAACCAGTAGCCGTCAACGTAACGGCGTGGCCTCAGGGGTGGATGTAGCGGAGGCGGAAACTACTTATCAGCAGGCACGTTCGGATGTTGCCAGTTACATGACCAGTGTCGCCCAGGATAAAAATGCACTTGTTCTGCTGGTCGGACAGCCTGTACCGGAGACACTGTTACCGCAGAATCTCGCTTCTCTGGCGACGGCTATCAAACCAGTGGCGGCGGGAATTTCTTCTGATGTTTTGTTTCAGCGTCCTGATGTGTTAGCGGCCGAACATACCTTGAAATCGGCTAATGCCAGTATTGGGGCGGCACGAGCAGCGTTTTTCCCCAGTATTAGCCTGACTGCCAGTAATGGATTAAGCAGTGGTGAGTTATCGTCATTGTTCAGTGGTGGTGCCCATGTCTGGTCGTTTGCTCCCAGTATTAGCCTGCCGATTTTTGATGGTGGTTCAAATCTGGCTTCATTGCGTTATGCCGAAGCAGAGAAAAAAGGTTATATCGCTAGCTATGAGAAGACGATTCAATCAGCGTTCAAAGATGTAGCGAATGCGTTGGCACGTAAGGGAACGATAGATGAACAGCTCGCGGCACAACGAGCATATGTCGCTTCAGCGCAACGTAGTTATCAGTTAGCTAACGACCGTTATCGGGAAGGCGTGGATACTTACCTCAATGCGCTGGACTCCCAGAGAACGCTTTATACTGCCAGGAAGTCTTTGATCAGCACCGAGCAAACCCGGCTGGATAATTTGGTGACGTTGTATAACGCGTTGGGCGGTGGAGTGAAAGCAGAATATGGGGTGAAAACGGAATAG
- a CDS encoding efflux RND transporter periplasmic adaptor subunit, which yields MQSKAFLLLMVFSLVGCDRAVEPKFDHAPITVVVKTLKTQPVVLSSELTGRVTAAMVSDVRPQVDGIIQKRLFIEGSEVKAGQVLYQIDPASYQASYDQAVAALKNAEATVRSAKLKAERYARLVKEDGVSRQDADDAQASYEEDVATVAEKKASLETARINLAYTKIKAPISGRIGISSVTPGALVTADQTTSLATIRQLNPIFVDLTQSSSQRLAMREQQKNAQTPVTLTLENDKPYAQKGILKLAELSVDESSGTVTVRAEFPNPQETLLPGMFVRASVEDGVDPAAVLAPQQGITRDVKGNATALVVNDKQQVEQRQVVTGQAIGNQWLVTSGLKAGDRLIIEGTDKVAPGDTVQAVEDGSTAQQPSLTDNNTGNR from the coding sequence ATGCAAAGTAAAGCATTTCTTTTATTGATGGTCTTTTCTCTGGTGGGTTGTGATCGTGCTGTCGAACCAAAGTTTGATCATGCCCCAATAACAGTTGTGGTCAAAACGTTGAAAACTCAGCCTGTCGTGTTGAGCAGCGAATTGACCGGGCGAGTTACGGCAGCAATGGTGTCTGATGTTCGGCCGCAGGTGGATGGAATTATCCAGAAACGACTGTTTATCGAAGGCAGTGAGGTGAAAGCCGGACAAGTGCTGTATCAGATCGACCCCGCCAGTTATCAAGCGTCTTATGATCAAGCCGTGGCGGCGTTGAAAAACGCAGAGGCTACGGTGCGTTCGGCCAAATTGAAAGCTGAACGTTATGCCCGGTTGGTGAAGGAAGATGGTGTTTCCCGGCAGGATGCTGATGATGCACAAGCCAGCTACGAGGAAGACGTGGCCACGGTGGCGGAAAAAAAAGCATCACTGGAAACTGCACGGATTAATCTGGCTTATACCAAAATCAAGGCCCCGATCAGTGGGCGTATCGGTATCTCTTCGGTAACTCCCGGAGCGCTGGTAACGGCAGATCAGACTACCTCACTGGCTACTATCCGCCAGCTCAATCCTATTTTTGTTGACTTAACCCAGTCCAGCAGCCAACGGCTGGCAATGCGGGAACAGCAAAAAAATGCGCAGACGCCGGTAACACTGACATTGGAAAATGATAAACCCTATGCGCAGAAAGGGATCCTGAAACTGGCAGAGTTGTCAGTGGATGAATCCAGTGGCACCGTAACGGTGCGGGCTGAATTTCCCAATCCACAGGAAACCCTGTTACCTGGAATGTTTGTCCGCGCGTCGGTGGAAGACGGTGTTGATCCCGCAGCGGTTCTGGCGCCACAGCAGGGCATCACCCGGGATGTGAAAGGCAACGCGACGGCACTGGTAGTGAATGATAAACAACAGGTCGAACAGCGTCAGGTGGTTACCGGGCAGGCTATTGGTAACCAATGGCTAGTCACTTCCGGACTGAAGGCTGGTGACCGGTTGATTATTGAAGGTACCGATAAGGTAGCGCCCGGCGATACGGTACAAGCAGTAGAAGACGGTTCGACTGCTCAACAACCCTCACTGACAGACAATAATACAGGGAATCGTTAA
- a CDS encoding TetR/AcrR family transcriptional regulator: MQPIQTKDDKAQTRRDQIISAAITCFRRSGFHGAGVAEIATHAELSVSQIYRYFAKKDAIIEETVPRIVDKKIQLLMLVEKDPHSRMAHALATPSLIGDNLMHDDDNALTLEMATEATRNPRVSDIQQEDDAKFSIRPLPCCNDATLNVHPKALRHG, encoded by the coding sequence GTGCAACCAATACAGACGAAAGATGACAAAGCTCAGACCCGACGCGATCAGATCATCTCCGCTGCCATAACCTGTTTTCGCCGCTCTGGCTTTCATGGGGCTGGCGTGGCGGAAATCGCCACACATGCCGAGTTAAGTGTAAGCCAGATTTATCGTTATTTTGCCAAAAAAGACGCCATCATCGAAGAGACCGTTCCGCGTATCGTTGATAAAAAAATCCAGCTGCTGATGCTGGTGGAAAAAGATCCACATTCACGCATGGCACATGCGCTGGCAACACCGTCATTAATCGGTGATAATCTGATGCATGACGACGACAATGCATTAACACTAGAAATGGCTACGGAAGCAACACGGAATCCCCGCGTCTCAGATATTCAGCAAGAAGACGACGCCAAATTTTCCATCAGACCGTTACCTTGCTGCAACGACGCTACCCTCAATGTTCACCCGAAAGCATTGCGGCACGGGTAG
- a CDS encoding multidrug effflux MFS transporter, with the protein MNNIKKPSRLGYAIVLGMLAALGPLCTDLYLPALPQLTTELTTSASRAQLSLTAGLLGLGAGQLIFGPLSDTLGRMRPLLISLALLLVTSIWCALAQDVNQLIVARLLQGLAGAGGAVLSRAVARDLYTGHELTRFFALLMLVNGLAPILAPVLGGALLSLTDWRGIFIALAVIAILLLVLSSLRLSETLPPACRVTGGVGVLLSSLGSLLKEREFMGLCLAQGLSGAGLFAYIGASPFVLQDIYHLSPQMFSLCFAINGVGLIAAGQFSAALSLHWGETRVLKLGLSIAVVSTAILLVTGYLHAPLLWILVPLFFAVIAIGLIGPCSSALAMQGQGDKAGSASALIGLSMFALGAVSVPLTGLTGTSAFSMALVMMLCYVLAIMTYVGLVPKSKRK; encoded by the coding sequence ATGAACAACATCAAGAAGCCCTCCCGACTCGGCTATGCCATTGTGCTGGGAATGTTGGCCGCACTAGGGCCGCTGTGTACAGATTTGTATCTCCCCGCGTTACCCCAATTAACGACAGAACTGACAACGTCTGCCTCTCGAGCCCAGCTCAGCCTGACTGCCGGTTTGCTAGGACTCGGTGCTGGCCAACTCATCTTTGGCCCACTCAGTGATACCTTAGGTAGAATGCGTCCATTACTGATCTCATTGGCACTCCTTTTGGTGACGTCGATATGGTGCGCACTGGCACAGGATGTCAACCAGTTGATCGTCGCACGTCTCCTCCAGGGGCTCGCAGGCGCAGGCGGCGCCGTACTCTCCCGTGCGGTGGCGCGCGATCTTTATACCGGGCATGAATTGACCCGCTTTTTCGCCCTGCTGATGCTGGTTAATGGTCTCGCACCGATTCTCGCCCCCGTGTTGGGTGGAGCACTGTTGAGTCTGACCGACTGGCGCGGCATTTTTATCGCGTTAGCCGTTATCGCCATCCTGCTGCTGGTACTTTCTTCGCTACGGTTAAGTGAAACACTGCCACCAGCATGTCGAGTCACCGGGGGAGTTGGTGTATTGCTGTCCTCACTGGGCAGTTTGCTCAAAGAACGTGAATTTATGGGATTATGTCTGGCACAAGGGTTGTCTGGCGCAGGACTGTTTGCTTATATCGGGGCATCCCCGTTTGTGCTACAGGATATTTATCACCTCAGTCCACAGATGTTCAGCTTGTGCTTTGCCATTAATGGCGTGGGCCTGATTGCTGCCGGCCAGTTTTCTGCCGCACTCAGCCTACATTGGGGAGAAACCCGGGTGCTGAAACTGGGGCTAAGCATTGCCGTTGTTTCGACAGCAATCCTGTTGGTTACCGGTTATTTGCACGCCCCGTTATTGTGGATATTGGTGCCACTGTTTTTCGCTGTCATTGCTATCGGATTGATTGGTCCATGCTCGTCAGCCCTGGCGATGCAAGGCCAGGGAGACAAAGCAGGCAGTGCTTCGGCCTTGATTGGACTGAGCATGTTTGCGCTGGGTGCCGTCAGCGTACCGTTGACCGGGCTGACAGGAACATCCGCCTTCTCAATGGCGCTGGTTATGATGCTGTGTTACGTACTGGCGATCATGACCTATGTTGGGCTAGTCCCAAAATCCAAAAGGAAATAA
- the alsK gene encoding allose kinase: MNNKQPVVVGVDMGATHIRICVLSLKNEVLVTSREKTDNIIQTGLAEGIAKFIHAYVGAQRFISGIVMGLPALVEKDKKTVISTPNLPCHKNDIEGLAEKLENLLRCPVLFERDVNLQLFYDVNEFNLVNKLVLGCYLGTGFGFSIWMNGMPFTGAHGVAGELGHIPYGNNSRHCGCGNAGCLETICSGVALRRWYEKESREYALSDLFIHAQDDGDIIQFIDDGAKAIATGINLFDPDAVVLGGGVIDMTAFPLDMLIQHIKRYIRKPLPFETVSFLKASSSAFNGAIGAARLGLKDIPVISQVAGALMAPSHPNHLP, translated from the coding sequence ATGAATAACAAACAGCCGGTTGTCGTTGGCGTGGATATGGGAGCAACGCATATACGAATATGCGTACTGTCATTGAAAAATGAAGTATTGGTCACCTCACGGGAAAAAACAGATAACATTATTCAGACAGGTTTGGCGGAGGGCATAGCAAAATTTATTCACGCTTATGTGGGTGCTCAACGCTTTATTTCTGGTATTGTCATGGGCCTTCCGGCGTTGGTAGAAAAAGATAAAAAAACAGTTATATCGACGCCGAATCTTCCCTGCCATAAAAATGATATCGAAGGACTGGCTGAGAAGCTGGAGAATTTATTGCGATGTCCGGTATTGTTTGAGCGTGATGTCAATTTGCAGCTGTTTTATGATGTCAATGAATTCAATTTGGTTAACAAGTTGGTATTAGGGTGCTATCTGGGAACCGGATTTGGTTTTTCTATCTGGATGAATGGTATGCCTTTTACTGGTGCCCATGGCGTCGCTGGTGAGCTTGGGCATATTCCTTATGGCAATAATAGCCGACATTGCGGTTGTGGTAATGCAGGATGTCTTGAGACGATCTGCTCAGGTGTGGCATTACGGCGATGGTATGAAAAAGAATCAAGAGAATATGCGCTATCGGATCTTTTTATTCACGCTCAAGACGATGGCGACATTATCCAGTTCATTGACGATGGTGCAAAAGCGATCGCGACGGGGATTAATCTGTTTGATCCTGACGCCGTGGTTCTGGGGGGTGGGGTAATTGATATGACCGCATTCCCGTTGGATATGCTGATTCAGCACATCAAACGCTATATCAGAAAACCATTACCTTTTGAAACCGTCAGTTTTTTAAAAGCGTCGTCATCCGCTTTTAATGGTGCGATTGGCGCCGCCCGTTTAGGGTTAAAAGATATACCCGTTATCTCTCAGGTCGCAGGTGCGTTAATGGCGCCCAGTCACCCGAATCACTTACCTTAG
- the alsE gene encoding D-allulose 6-phosphate 3-epimerase codes for MKISPSLMCMDLSKFKEQIEFIDSHADYFHIDIMDGHFVPNLTLSPFFVQQVKKIASKPLDCHLMVMNPQDYIEPLAKAGAGFITLHPETLSGQAFRLIDKVRSLNMRAGLILNPETTIAAMHYYLHKADKITVMTVDPGFAGQKFIPEMLDKIAELKHYRTKNNLAYEIEVDGSCNQYTYKKLIDAGADVFIVGTSGLFNHSPHIENAWEVMKSQIQAAQREV; via the coding sequence ATGAAAATTTCCCCTTCATTAATGTGTATGGATCTGTCTAAATTTAAAGAGCAGATAGAATTCATTGATAGTCATGCTGATTATTTCCATATTGATATTATGGATGGTCATTTTGTACCGAATTTGACATTGTCGCCATTTTTTGTACAGCAAGTAAAGAAAATAGCCAGTAAGCCATTGGATTGTCATCTGATGGTGATGAATCCACAAGATTATATTGAACCGTTGGCTAAAGCGGGCGCAGGATTCATCACATTGCATCCGGAAACCTTATCTGGCCAGGCATTTCGTCTCATAGATAAAGTCAGATCGCTTAATATGCGTGCTGGTTTGATTCTGAACCCGGAAACTACTATCGCGGCAATGCATTATTATTTGCATAAAGCGGATAAAATTACGGTCATGACGGTCGATCCAGGGTTTGCCGGTCAGAAATTTATCCCGGAAATGCTGGATAAGATTGCTGAATTAAAGCATTACAGAACAAAAAATAATCTTGCTTATGAAATTGAAGTGGATGGTTCGTGCAATCAATATACCTATAAGAAGCTAATAGATGCTGGTGCCGATGTGTTTATTGTGGGTACCTCTGGGTTATTCAACCACTCGCCGCATATTGAAAATGCCTGGGAAGTAATGAAAAGCCAGATTCAGGCGGCACAACGCGAGGTGTAG
- the alsC gene encoding D-allose ABC transporter permease: MSESTFNFPRFWEKYGTFFILAIIVAIFGGISSEYFLTTSNISQIFVQSSVTVLIGMGEFFAILIAGIDLSVGAILALSGMVTAKLMLAGFDPFLAALIGGVIVGGGLGAINGLLVNWTRLHPFIITLGTNAIFRGMTLVISDANSVYGFSFGFVNFFAKSLLGIPMPVIFSLVVAIILWFITAHTRLGRNIYALGGNKNSAFFSGIDVKFHVLIVFVISGICAGLAGVVSTARLGAAEPLAGMGFETYAIASAIIGGTSFFGGKGRVFSVVIGGLIIGTINNGLNILQVQTYYQLVVMGGLIIAAVALDRLISK; this comes from the coding sequence ATGTCAGAATCAACATTTAATTTCCCTCGCTTTTGGGAAAAGTATGGCACGTTTTTTATATTGGCCATTATCGTTGCGATTTTTGGTGGTATTTCAAGCGAGTATTTTTTAACGACGAGTAATATCAGCCAGATATTTGTACAGAGTTCCGTTACCGTTTTAATCGGTATGGGGGAATTTTTTGCCATCCTTATCGCGGGTATCGACTTATCCGTTGGCGCGATTCTCGCTTTATCAGGTATGGTTACGGCCAAGCTCATGCTGGCTGGATTCGACCCCTTCCTGGCGGCGTTGATTGGCGGTGTCATCGTCGGGGGCGGTTTGGGGGCGATTAATGGTCTTTTGGTCAATTGGACCAGACTGCATCCTTTTATTATTACGCTGGGAACTAACGCCATATTCAGAGGGATGACATTGGTTATCTCTGATGCTAATTCCGTTTATGGTTTTTCTTTCGGTTTTGTTAATTTCTTTGCTAAATCGTTGTTAGGTATTCCGATGCCGGTTATTTTCTCGCTGGTTGTAGCGATTATTCTATGGTTTATTACCGCACATACCCGGCTTGGTAGAAACATTTATGCTTTGGGAGGAAATAAAAATTCGGCATTTTTCTCAGGAATAGATGTCAAGTTTCATGTGCTGATCGTTTTTGTTATCTCTGGAATATGCGCCGGTCTGGCAGGCGTCGTATCAACGGCACGGCTTGGCGCGGCAGAGCCATTGGCTGGTATGGGATTTGAAACTTATGCCATCGCCAGTGCGATTATTGGCGGAACCAGTTTCTTTGGCGGAAAAGGGCGCGTTTTTTCGGTCGTTATTGGCGGGTTGATTATAGGTACTATCAATAATGGGCTCAATATTCTCCAGGTACAGACATATTATCAATTAGTGGTCATGGGCGGTTTGATTATTGCGGCAGTGGCACTCGATCGACTGATTAGTAAATAG